GCGACCGGGACGATACCGACATGAGGGGCGGGAAGGAGATAGGCGCGACCACGATACTCGTTGGCAGGGGATACTTCAAGGGGAGGCGCCCCAAGCACGCGGACTACGTGGTAAGGAACCTTATAGAGGCGCTGGAGGTGATAAGGAATGAGCATGAAAAGCGAGCTGAAGCGTAAGTCCCTCCACCTCACAGGCCTGCTGGTTCCGGTCTCTTACCTGCTCTTCGGGCGGGACCTCACGCTCACGTTCATTGGCCTGGCGTTCTTCATCTTCGTTGTGCTCGAACCCTTCAGGATAATCGAGGAGCTGAGGGACAACATAAAGAGGAGGCTCAAGATATACGTGGACAACGACGTCATGGAGCGCATGGAGGTTCTCGAGAAGCAGATCGACGAGATAACCAGGAGCCACGAGCGCTATCGCGTGGCGGCGCACATATACTTTGCCGCGGCGGCCTTCATAGTGGTCTACTTTTTCCCAGCCGAGATAGCCATCGGCGCCATCACTGTCGCCACGGTGGGGGATGCCCTGGCAGCTATAATCGGGAAATCCCTGGGCAGGCACCGATTCAGCAACGGAAAGAGCCTCGAGGGGAGTCTTGCCTACTTCATCTCCGGCGTGCTCATCTTGTACCCCCTGGTCGGTCCCCTTCTGGCGGTTATAGGCTCGTTAACAGGGGCACTGGTTGAGCTCTACGGTTTGCCCCCAGGATCAAATCCCACCAACCAGCTGGACGATAACTTCTCCAATCAGCTGGCGATAGCGGTAGCACTGTACCTTGCGGGCTTTATTCCCGTTTAACTTTTTAAGTAGTCACTTCGAGTGATATCAAGAAAAAGGTTTATATGCTTTTCTTTCCATATCACTGCTAGTGATAACAGGGGTGGTTGCCATGGTGAACTTCATATTTGGGATCCATAACCATCAGCCTCTCGGTAACTTCGGCTGGGTCTTGGAGAGCGCCTACGAGCGCTCCTACCGGCCGTTCATGGAGATACTTGAAGAATACCCGAACATGAAGGTCGCGGTTCACATAAGCGGTCCCCTCCTTGAGTGGTTGGATGAAAACCGACCGGAGTACATTGACCTTCTCCGCTCCCTCGTGAGGAAGGGACAGCTTGAGATAGTCGTCGCCGGCTTTTATGAACCTGTTCTGGCGGCGATTCCGAAGGAAGACAGGATAGAGCAGATTAAGCTCCTCAAGGACTTCGCCAAGAAGCTCGGCTACGATTCAAAGGGCGTCTGGCTAACCGAGCGCGTGTGGCAGCCGGAGCTCGTAAAGAGCCTCCGCCAGGCGGGCATAGAGTACGTGATCGTTGACGATTACCACTTCATGAGTGCCGGGCTGAGCAAGGAAGAGCTCTTCTGGCCGTACTACACGGAGGACGGGGGGGAGGTTATAGCGGTCTTCCCGATAGACGAGAAGCTGCGCTACCTCATTCCCTTCCGTCCCGTTGAGAAAACGATAGAGTACCTTCACTCCCTGGAGGACGGCGATGAGAGCAAGGTTGCCGTTTTCCACGACGACGGCGAGAAGTTCGGCGTCTGGCCGGGCACCTACGAGTGGGTCTATGAGAAGGGCTGGCTCAGGGAGTTCTTCGACCGGATTTCAAGCGATGAGGGGATAGACCTCACCCTTTACTCCGAGTACCTCTCAAGGTTCAAGCCACGGGGCATAGTCTACCTTCCGATAGCTTCCTACTTCGAGATGAGCGAGTGGTCTCTGCCGGCAGCGCAGGCAAAGCTCTTCGTCGAGTTCGTCGAAAAACTCAAGGAGCAGGGCCAGTTTGAGAGGTACCGCGTCTTCGTCAGGGGCGGCATCTGGAAGAACTTTTTCCTCAAGTACCCGGAGAGCAACTACATGCACAAGCGCATGCTCATGGTGAGCAAGCTGGTGAGGGAAAATCCAGAGGCCAGGCGCTTTCTCTTCAGGGCCCAGTGCAACGACGCCTACTGGCACGGCGTCTTCGGCGGCGTCTACCTCCCCCACCTCAGGAGGGCCGTCTGGGAGAACCTCATAAAGGCGAACAGCCACGTGAAGATTGGAACCTTCGTTAGGGACATAGACTTCGACGGACGGGACGAGGTCTTTCTGGAGAACGAAAGCTTCTACGCCGTTTTCAAGCCCGCCTACGGTGGAGCGCTCTTCGAGCTCAGCTCAAAGAAGAGAGCCCTCAACTACAACGACGTTCTCGCGAGGCGCTGGGAGCACTACCACGAGGTTCCCGAGGCGGCCACTCCAGAGGAAGGCGGTGACGAGGGCGTTGCAAGCATACACGAGCTGGGCAAGAGAATCCCCGACGAGATAAAGCGTGAAATGGCCTACGATGACCACTTGAGGGCAATCCTCCAAGACCACTTCCTACATCCCGAGACTACTCTCGATGGGTATCGCCTTGCGAGGTACCTCGAGATGGGCGACTTCGTGAAGGGGGCCTATGACTACGGCACATTTGATGGGGGCATCACCCTCTGGCGCAATGGTAGCGTTTCAGGGGGGCCTGCCCGGGTTGAGAAGTCCTTCAGGCTGGGTGAGGATGGCTTCGCGGTGGACTATACGGTAAAGAGTGATGTCAAGGCACTGTTCGGCGTTGAGCTTAACTTGGCCGTCCACAGTGTCATGGAAGAGCCAGGGGAGTTCGAGGCGGAAAGCTTTGAGGTGAACGACCCCTACGGCATCGGAAGGGTAGGGATAGAGCTTGACAGAAAGGCAAAGGTCTGGAAGTACCCGATAAAGACCCTCAGTCAGAGCGAGGCCGGCTGGGACTTCGTCCAGCAGGGCGTCAGCTACACGGTGCTGTTCCCGGTGGAGGGGGAGCTGAGGTTCAGGCTCTTCTTCCTGGAGCTCTGACTTTCCAACTTTCAAATTTTCTTGACTTCCAAAATTGTTTTAAACCCTTTTTACGAACTTGGGTGGGGGATCGTGGTGATAGAGGACGCCGCTAAAAACGCCGTCATTGGACAGATCATCCTCATGTTCTCCGCCCTATTGGGGGTTGTTTTTGGGTTCTTTCTGTGGCTCTTTGGCTTCGGGATGTTCCTCCTCGGTATGAGCGGTTTCTCGGACGTCTTTGGGGAGCCCAGGATATTCCGCTTCTCCCTCCTGGCGGGTGGTTTGGGCCTTTTCTCCGGGATTCTGCTTCTGAGCGGCCTGCTTAAGGCCGGCCTCGTGGTTCTGGGAATGACGTACCTCTTCGAGATAGCCGCCAACTACCTCCTCTACGTCGAATCGGGGGTTCCTGCTGTTATATGGGGCTACGTTCTGATGCTCATCGGCGTGCCGCTTCTCGCCGTTGGAATCGGGGCGCTCCTCATAATAGCCGGGAGGATAATGGTGATCTACGGCTACCACTCAATCCCCGAGATCTACAGGATAAAGAGAAAAGCCCGGGAGCACGTGGGGCTGGGCTGAGGACATTATTCCTGTAACTTTTGTCCCTCCCCACTTATCTTAAACTCCACCGGCTCCTCCAGCCCCCAGAACCGGCAGAACGAGCACACCTCTCCGCTCGATGGCATTCCGCATATCCTGCACTCCCTCAGCTCCGTTTCCTGGAGCTCGGCCTCGAAAAGCTTCTTTTTTCTTAGGTAACCCTTGACGAAGTTGATTTTGGTGCCTGGTCTCTTTTCCTCCATCTCGTTGAGTATGCCCTTGTACTCGATGGTCGGTGCCCCAACGGCGTGGGGGCATTCCTCGATGTGGTACTCTATGTCGTTCGCCAGGGCGTAGGCGACGACCTCCCTCTCGGTCAGCTCGTAGAGTGGCTTTATCTTCTTCACGAGCTTCCCGTTGAACTGCGCTGGAGTTATCGGCCCCTGCTTGGCGAGGTACTGCGTGTTCCAGTTCATCAGGTTGGCGAAGATGAAGCTCGCCTCGTCGTCGAGGTTGTGCCCTGTGGCGACGGCATCGAAGCCGTTGTCGTAGGCGAACTTGTTGAAGATGTAGCGCTTGGTCAGCCCGCAGTAGGAGCAGGTCGGTCTTCTCGTCCTCACCTCGCCGATGCCCCTTCCGAGGAGTTCCCTGACGCGGACGATGTGGAGGGGAACGCCGAGCTTCTCGCACTGCCTTTTGGCGTACTCCTCGCTCTTCTCGGAGTACTCGCCTATCCCCAGGTTTATGTGAAGGCACTCGATGTCGTAGCCGAGCTTCTTGAGGACGTGGGCGGTGACGGCCGAGTCCTTTCCCCCGCTCACAACGACCAGAATCCTCTCACCGGGCTTTATGAGCTTGTAGCGCTCTATTGTCCGCTTTACCTTCCTCTCGAAGTACTCTGTGAAGTGCTCCGGACAGAGGTACATCCTTGGATAGTGGAGCTTGATGAAGGCCGGCCTCTCGCAGAACTTGCATCTCATCGGCATCTTGGTCACCGGGTTAAAACGGGAGAGTTCGTTATATTAATTTAACCTTGCAGATTCCGTCTACACGGGTTCTAGGCTTGCCCCCTCGTTATCCTCGGGTGATTTAACTATCACCGTCTTTCCGTCGTCATCGGTCCTTATTACGCGTATGAAAGCCTCCTCTAGGAGCGCCACGTACCTTCTGTCCGCGAGGTCGGTGTTTACAAAGTAGAAGGTTTTTCTCGTGGGGTTGCCTATGAAAGCCACCCCCAGGTTGGCGAGGCTTATGATGAAGCGGGGGTTGTTGTTCTGGAGGGGAATGAGCTTCTCTGGGTTCATAACCACGCTGACGGTTCCGGGGTTCTTTGAGTAGTATCCATTGGCCCAGTTGGAGAAGCGACTCAGGAAAATGCCTGGGTCCTTGTGGGGGTCAACCTCGAAGAGCACCTCCCCCCATTCGGAGATTCCTCCGGCCTTTATCCTCTTTATGTGCTGGGGAACGGTAAATCCGGCCAACCTGAGCCACCTGATAACAGGCATGCTCGAGTCTAGGATGTCTATCAAAAGCACCCTCTCCCAGCCGTACGAGTTTCCTATTGCGTAGAACAGCCGGGGATAGGGAGATAACGAAGTATGCTCTATGAGGACGTTTTCGCCCTGCCCAATCCTGCTCAGATACTCAGAGAACCGCATATCCCACCCCTCCGGGGGATTTCAGGAGTTTGGCATCCTTCCCCACTACCTGGATTACGTAGTCAGAATCCTGTTCAAGCCCTTTTTTCAGGTATTCGGACGCTATGTCAACGTTCAGGAAAAGAAAGCTTATCCTTTCCTCGACCGGGAGGTAGAGTCTTGTTATCTTCTCGAAATACCTCTCAAGCTTCGGCGGGTCCGACATGAACGTGAAGGAGAACCTCTCCATCCCTAGGACGATTGTGTGGTTCCTGCTCTCCAGGGGGACCTCCTTGGCGAACTTGGCGTAGATGGCTAGGTGGTGGTCGAAATCCTCTATAACGTCCACGTTCCCCACGACGTTTCCAACCTTGACCGTTCCCTTCTCCTTTATCACGGGGACGTTCTCTATGGGGAGCTCAACGCCCTGAAACCGCAGGTTCTGGATAAAAACGTGGAGGGCATCGCCTATGTCGACTATCAGGGGAGTTATTCCCTGATTAATCCATTCCATGAATATCTCCGCCATGGCCCTCTCGGGATGATCCGTCGAGGAGTACTCAACGAGCACTATACCCTCCTTTATCCTTGGAAGCTGTCTCAATAGGCTCGTCATGGTATCATCTCACGTCTAATCTATTGCACTTCGACTAAATATACTTTTGCCAAGAAAATGGAAATATTTGAGGTTTTTATGGTTTGAGGTCTTCAATCTTTGCCTTCCAGTTGTCAGGCCTTCTGAATTCTTTCTCCGTGTAGAGGCCCTCCTTTTTGAGTATTCCCCTCGCCGCGAGCAGACCTGTAGCGGCGGCGTTCACGATGTCCCTGCTCAGGCCAGCGCCGTCTCCCGCCGCGAAGATGTTCTCAATGCTCGTCTCGAGATCCTCGTTCACCTCGACCTTCATGGCGTAGTACTTGATTTCCGGTGCGTAGAGCAGCGTATGGTCGCTCGCGACACCGGGCAGAACTCTGTCGAGCTTCTCAAGGCCCTCCAGAATGTTGGTGACGACGCGGTGGGGCAGGGCCATTGCTATGTCCCCGGGAGTAACGTGCTTCAGCGTCGGCTCGACGTCGCTCCTCCTTATCCTCTGCCAGGTGCTCCTCCTTCCGCGCCTCAGGTCGCCGAGCCTCTGGAGTATGGGCTTTCCGCCCCCTATCGTCGTCGCCAGCTGGGCTATGCTCCTGCCGTAGGCGGTGGTATCCTCAACCGGCTCGGTCAACTCTATCCTCGTGAGGAATGCGAAGTTCGTGTTGTTGCTCTTCTTCTCGTGCATGGAGTGACCGTTAACGCCAACGTAGCCGTCGTAGCGCTCTTCAACGACGAAGCCATTGGGGTTCGTACAGAAGGTTCTCACGAAGTCGTCATAGGTGTTTGTGTATATGTGGAACTTGGGGTCGTGGTTTATGCTCGTTATCGGATCCATGATTATCGCCGGCACCTCAACGCGAACGCCGACGTCAATAGGCCCGTGCCTGGCCTTAAGGCCTATCCTCTGGGCGACCCCGTGGAACCAGTCGGCCCCGCCGCGGCCGGGTGAAACTATCGTGTACCTGGTTTTTATCTCAAAAACGTCCTTTCCGCGCTTTACCCTCACCCAGCCCTTTCCGAATTCCAGAGCCTTGGTCCAGAGGAGGAACTCCACGCCCCGGCTTTCGAGGTGCTTTTTTATGTCTGCTATGACTTCGGGCGTCCTGTCGGAGCCGATGTGGCGCTGGATTATGGGTATGAACTTAACGCCTGCCTGGGCCGCTTTCTGCTCCCAGTACCTGACTTCCTCCGGGTTGCCCTTGAAGAGGTTTCTCGGCGCTTTGTGGTTCAGGAATATTTGGTCCACTTCCCACACCAGCTGCCACGCGTAGTTCTCGTCACCGGTAAGCTCGCTCAGGTCGCCGCCTATGTCTGGGCGGAGGTTTATCGTGCCGTCGCTGAGACCGCCGGCACCTCCCACGCCGCTCATGATGTGGCAGGGCTGACAACCGATGCAGTAACCCAGATCGTACATCGGACAGATTCTCTGCTCGATGTCTCCGCCCTCGTCAACTATCAGAACCTTAAAATCGCCCCTTTCGACCAGCTCGTAGGCCGCAAAAAGACCCGCCGGGCCGGCACCGATTATGACGACATCGTAGGTTTTTCCAGAAACCATATTTCCCTTGCCGATGTTTATGGGCAATGCCTTAAAAACTTTTTGGCAAATTTTTGGTTAATATGGCCTATTTATGCTCATTTGTTTAACATGATTTTGATTATTATTTTCCCGAAACCTTTAAACAGAATTGAGTAATAAAATCCTTAGTGGGAGCATGATGAGTGACAAATCGAAGAGCGCGAAGGCCAAGAAGATAAAGATAATCCACAGCAAGCGCAGAATGCTCCAGTTGAAGCGAAAGGAGGAGATGAGTCACAACATCCGCTACATCTCGAAGGTTCCGGTTAGGATAGTCATGGACAGGGAGTTCCTCACCTTGCATCCCGAGGACTCGATATCGAAGCTGGTGCAGAACCTCAGGGATGAGGAAAGCTCTGCCGTTGTCGTTGACGAGGAAGGCCGGCTCATGGGATTCATCACAATGAAGGACCTTCTCCACTTCTTCGAGCCGCCGAGGAGGTACTCAATCGTTGGAATAGGTCTTCTCAAGAAGTACTCGATAAGCCATGCCTCTCGCGTTGGGGACATAATGGTCCGCAAGCCCATAACCATTCACGTTGAGGATGACCTCGGACGGGCGATAAAGATAATGATTGAGACGGGAAAGCACCATCTTCCTGTTATTGACGAGAACGGCCACGTTCACGGCGTTCTGGAGGTCAAGGACATAATCCGCCTCATCCGCATAGTCTCGGCTTGAGTTGCTCAAAACTAACGCGGGATGATAATCATGGACGTCTTCCTGGAGCTGGCGCTGATACTCATAGTTGCGAAGCTGTTCGGCTACCTCACCCTGCGATTGGGCTTTCCAGCCGCCCTCGGCCAGCTCATCGGCGGGATTATCATAGGCCCTTCTCTGCTGGGTGTGGTAACGTACGATGAGGGAGTGAAGCTTGTTGCCGAGCTTGGAGTCGTCATGCTGCTCTTTCTGGCTGGCTTGGAGACCGATATTGACGAGTTCAAGAACGTTGGTATCTCCGCGTTCATAGTGGCAATTCTCGGTGTCATGATACCATTCATCCTCGGCTACGTTGGCGCTTTAGCCTGGGGCTATTCGGACATTCAGGCGCTCTTCCTCGGAGGAATCCTCACCGCCACGAGCGTCGGCCTCACGACGAGCATACTGATGGAGATGAAGAAGCTGAGGAGCCGCGTGGGAACGACGATTCTCGCCGCGGCGGTCGTTGATGACGTTCTCGGCATCATAATCCTAACTGTCCTCGTCGCCATGAACACCAAGGGGAGCGTCTATCCGATCGACGTCCTCATAATCCTCGGCGAGGTCACGCTGTTCTTTCTCCTCGGGCTCCTCCTCGGCAGTCCCGCCGTAAAGGAAGCCCTCCGCGTGTCGGAGAGGATAAACCTACCCGAGACTATAACGGCCTTCGCGATAGCCATAATGCTGATCTTCGCCTACATCGCCGAGCAGTTCCAGCTGGCGGGCATAACCGGCGCTTATCTGGCGGGCCTCCTTATAGCGGGAAGTGCCGAGGCCAGAGAGGTTACGGGCAAGACTCTGACCATCGGGTACTCCCTCTTCATTCCCGTTTTCCTCGTCAGCATAGGCGTCGAGACCGACATCCACGTTCTGGCCCACATCGGGGCGTTCGCTGGGCTCTACGCGTTTCTGGCGATAGTCGGAAAGATAGTTGGCTGCGGCATCGGTGGGCTGCTGACCAAGTTCAAGGGTAGGGAAGCCATCCAGATCGGTGTGGGAATGGTCCCGAGGATGGAGGTCGCTCTCATCATGGCCAACATCGCCCTCCGCGAGGGCGTCTTCGACAGGGGGACGTTTTCCATACCCGTAAGCATGGTGATAATAACAACGCTTGTAACTCCATTCTTCCTCAAATGGGCGTTTTCGAGGGAGTGATATGGAGATACTACTCCTGATGGCCCTGATGCTTGC
The Thermococcus radiotolerans genome window above contains:
- a CDS encoding diacylglycerol/polyprenol kinase family protein; protein product: MSMKSELKRKSLHLTGLLVPVSYLLFGRDLTLTFIGLAFFIFVVLEPFRIIEELRDNIKRRLKIYVDNDVMERMEVLEKQIDEITRSHERYRVAAHIYFAAAAFIVVYFFPAEIAIGAITVATVGDALAAIIGKSLGRHRFSNGKSLEGSLAYFISGVLILYPLVGPLLAVIGSLTGALVELYGLPPGSNPTNQLDDNFSNQLAIAVALYLAGFIPV
- a CDS encoding alpha-amylase/4-alpha-glucanotransferase domain-containing protein, producing the protein MVNFIFGIHNHQPLGNFGWVLESAYERSYRPFMEILEEYPNMKVAVHISGPLLEWLDENRPEYIDLLRSLVRKGQLEIVVAGFYEPVLAAIPKEDRIEQIKLLKDFAKKLGYDSKGVWLTERVWQPELVKSLRQAGIEYVIVDDYHFMSAGLSKEELFWPYYTEDGGEVIAVFPIDEKLRYLIPFRPVEKTIEYLHSLEDGDESKVAVFHDDGEKFGVWPGTYEWVYEKGWLREFFDRISSDEGIDLTLYSEYLSRFKPRGIVYLPIASYFEMSEWSLPAAQAKLFVEFVEKLKEQGQFERYRVFVRGGIWKNFFLKYPESNYMHKRMLMVSKLVRENPEARRFLFRAQCNDAYWHGVFGGVYLPHLRRAVWENLIKANSHVKIGTFVRDIDFDGRDEVFLENESFYAVFKPAYGGALFELSSKKRALNYNDVLARRWEHYHEVPEAATPEEGGDEGVASIHELGKRIPDEIKREMAYDDHLRAILQDHFLHPETTLDGYRLARYLEMGDFVKGAYDYGTFDGGITLWRNGSVSGGPARVEKSFRLGEDGFAVDYTVKSDVKALFGVELNLAVHSVMEEPGEFEAESFEVNDPYGIGRVGIELDRKAKVWKYPIKTLSQSEAGWDFVQQGVSYTVLFPVEGELRFRLFFLEL
- the ttuA gene encoding tRNA-5-methyluridine(54) 2-sulfurtransferase, with the protein product MRCKFCERPAFIKLHYPRMYLCPEHFTEYFERKVKRTIERYKLIKPGERILVVVSGGKDSAVTAHVLKKLGYDIECLHINLGIGEYSEKSEEYAKRQCEKLGVPLHIVRVRELLGRGIGEVRTRRPTCSYCGLTKRYIFNKFAYDNGFDAVATGHNLDDEASFIFANLMNWNTQYLAKQGPITPAQFNGKLVKKIKPLYELTEREVVAYALANDIEYHIEECPHAVGAPTIEYKGILNEMEEKRPGTKINFVKGYLRKKKLFEAELQETELRECRICGMPSSGEVCSFCRFWGLEEPVEFKISGEGQKLQE
- a CDS encoding DUF257 family protein yields the protein MRFSEYLSRIGQGENVLIEHTSLSPYPRLFYAIGNSYGWERVLLIDILDSSMPVIRWLRLAGFTVPQHIKRIKAGGISEWGEVLFEVDPHKDPGIFLSRFSNWANGYYSKNPGTVSVVMNPEKLIPLQNNNPRFIISLANLGVAFIGNPTRKTFYFVNTDLADRRYVALLEEAFIRVIRTDDDGKTVIVKSPEDNEGASLEPV
- a CDS encoding DUF257 family protein, whose translation is MTSLLRQLPRIKEGIVLVEYSSTDHPERAMAEIFMEWINQGITPLIVDIGDALHVFIQNLRFQGVELPIENVPVIKEKGTVKVGNVVGNVDVIEDFDHHLAIYAKFAKEVPLESRNHTIVLGMERFSFTFMSDPPKLERYFEKITRLYLPVEERISFLFLNVDIASEYLKKGLEQDSDYVIQVVGKDAKLLKSPGGVGYAVL
- a CDS encoding NAD(P)/FAD-dependent oxidoreductase; this encodes MVSGKTYDVVIIGAGPAGLFAAYELVERGDFKVLIVDEGGDIEQRICPMYDLGYCIGCQPCHIMSGVGGAGGLSDGTINLRPDIGGDLSELTGDENYAWQLVWEVDQIFLNHKAPRNLFKGNPEEVRYWEQKAAQAGVKFIPIIQRHIGSDRTPEVIADIKKHLESRGVEFLLWTKALEFGKGWVRVKRGKDVFEIKTRYTIVSPGRGGADWFHGVAQRIGLKARHGPIDVGVRVEVPAIIMDPITSINHDPKFHIYTNTYDDFVRTFCTNPNGFVVEERYDGYVGVNGHSMHEKKSNNTNFAFLTRIELTEPVEDTTAYGRSIAQLATTIGGGKPILQRLGDLRRGRRSTWQRIRRSDVEPTLKHVTPGDIAMALPHRVVTNILEGLEKLDRVLPGVASDHTLLYAPEIKYYAMKVEVNEDLETSIENIFAAGDGAGLSRDIVNAAATGLLAARGILKKEGLYTEKEFRRPDNWKAKIEDLKP
- a CDS encoding CBS domain-containing protein encodes the protein MMSDKSKSAKAKKIKIIHSKRRMLQLKRKEEMSHNIRYISKVPVRIVMDREFLTLHPEDSISKLVQNLRDEESSAVVVDEEGRLMGFITMKDLLHFFEPPRRYSIVGIGLLKKYSISHASRVGDIMVRKPITIHVEDDLGRAIKIMIETGKHHLPVIDENGHVHGVLEVKDIIRLIRIVSA
- a CDS encoding cation:proton antiporter, with translation MDVFLELALILIVAKLFGYLTLRLGFPAALGQLIGGIIIGPSLLGVVTYDEGVKLVAELGVVMLLFLAGLETDIDEFKNVGISAFIVAILGVMIPFILGYVGALAWGYSDIQALFLGGILTATSVGLTTSILMEMKKLRSRVGTTILAAAVVDDVLGIIILTVLVAMNTKGSVYPIDVLIILGEVTLFFLLGLLLGSPAVKEALRVSERINLPETITAFAIAIMLIFAYIAEQFQLAGITGAYLAGLLIAGSAEAREVTGKTLTIGYSLFIPVFLVSIGVETDIHVLAHIGAFAGLYAFLAIVGKIVGCGIGGLLTKFKGREAIQIGVGMVPRMEVALIMANIALREGVFDRGTFSIPVSMVIITTLVTPFFLKWAFSRE